TTTAAAGTATATATGTTCACTCATTTTCGCATCTAACTGAATCTGTGACTCTTCATATATCTTATTAAACAAATTATTATACTTTCCATACTGATTCATGCTAAAACTCCTCAAACACTGATATTAATATCATTTCTTTACATCATATAGAATAATCCATAAATTAAACTAACACAAGAAAAACTTTATCCGATTGTTAACTGCGCTAATAAACTCAAAACAATACAAATTAAATTTTATTCATATTAACCTATACTTAGTAAATTTTTATTCCGTATTATTATAGCATAATTTATTTATTTTGTTCATGTTTTTAATCATATTCAAAAAATTAACAATCATTATGCTAGTCTACTTTATGTATTATGCCTAAAATATGTGAAAATGCTATTTGCTGCCTTGTTATCGATTGACTCAGTTTCAAGAAGTTCATCTAGTGTAGCTTTTTTTATATTATCAATGCTTCCAAATTTCATAAGGAGTGCCATTCTTCTTTTTTGCCCAATATTGGGTATATCATCTAATATTGAATGTAATGTTCTCTTATCTCTTAAACTTCTATGATACGTAATTGCAAATCTATGAACTTCATCTTGAATTCTTCTTATCAATTGCATTAAATTAGAATTTCTATTTATTATTAACTCATTGTTATTATAGATTATTCCTCTTGTTCCATGATGATCATCTTTAACTAATCCACATACCGGTATATTTATGCCTAATTTATCTAAAACTTCAACAGCTATGTTTACTTGACCTTTTCCGCCATCCATCATAATTAAATCTGGAAAGTTAGAAAATTTTCCATTAGAAAATTTAATTTCTTTATCTTGGATTTCTTTAATTTCCTTTAACCCATGAGTAAATCTTCTTTCTAAAATTTCTCTCATGCTATCATAATCATTCGCATTTTTTACAGTTTTTATACGGAATCTTCTATAATCACTGTTTCTAGCTTTTCCATCTTCAAATACAATCATTGATCCTACAGAATCTACACCTTGTATATTAGATATATCATAAGCCTCTATTCTAAATGGCATACTATCAAGCTCTAATAAGCCTTGTATTTGTTCTAAACATATTATATTCATTTCTTTATCTTTTAAAATTTTATCCTTGAATTGATCTAAAGTAACCTTAGCATTACTTTTTACCAATTCTAGCATATCTTTTTTCTCACCTTTTATTGGAATCTTAGCAAAAACCTTCGAACCCCTCTTTACACTTAAGAATTCTTCTAAAGATTCTATTTCATCACTTTCTGGAATATAAATGTTTTTAGGTACCTTTGGAGTACCTCCATAAAATGATATTATAAATTGAGAAATAACAGTACTATCTTCTTCATAAGAACTATTTTCAATAATAAAATGTTCTCTTCCTGTCACTTTTCCATCTCTTAAAAAGAAGATTTGGATGCAGCAATCTTTCTCATCTTTATACATATTAATGAAATCTTCATCACCTTCTTGAGATTTAAATACTTTTTGTTTTTCAGCTATATTCTCTATAGCTAAAATTTTATCTCTTAGGGATGCAGCCTTCTCAAATTCTAAATTTGAAGAATTTTCTTGCATCTCTTTTTTTAATTTATTCAATAAGGTCTTATCTCTACCACTTAAAACATCCATAATCTCATCTATCATATTTCTATAATCAATCTTCGAAATATGCCCTTCACATGGAGCTTTACATTTTTTTATATGGTAATTCAAACATGGTCTTGTTTGTTTTCCACCTTCTACAATAAATTTCTTACAAGTTCTAAGAGGAAATATTCTTCTTATTAAGTTTATTGTTTCATGTACAGCTCCAGCATTAGGATACGGTCCAAAATACTTATTTCCATCTTTTGCATAATTCCTAGTAATAAAGACTTTTGGGAAATCCTCATTGGTAGTTATTTTTATGAAAGGGTAAAATTTATCGTCCTTTAATGAAATATTATACTTGGGGCTATATTTTTTTATTAAATTACATTCTAATATTAATGCTTCCATTTCAGAATCTGTAACTATATATTCAAATTCAGAAATATTCTTAACCATAGCTTTTACTTTTTCTGAATGATTCTTTGAATTTTGAAAGTATTGCCTAACTCTATTCTTCAATACTTTTGCTTTTCCAACATAAATAATTTCTCCAAGAGTGTTTTTCATTAAGTATACTCCTGGTTTGTCAGGTAAAATCTTTAATTGAGCTTTAAAATCGAACATAATCCACCCCCATTTGATCAATTAACAGTTAATTATTACTTGTTACTTGAAATTACTCTTCCTGCCACCTGTGCTGCTGCTACAGATCCATATCCTCCATTTTCAACAATTACTGCCACTGCAATCTTCGGATTATCTGCTGGTGCAAACCCTATAAACCATGAATGAGGAGTCGCATTTTGCCCGTTAGGAAGAACATAATCTGCTGTTCCAGTTTTACCTGCAGCATTAGTTCCTTGGAAATAAGTCCAACTACTATTTACTTTAGAATCGACTAAGTTCTTCATATAATCTTTTATAATAGCTGCATTTGTTGTACTAAGAACTTGTTTATATACTTTTGAATCTATAGTTTTTACTATATTGCCATCCTTATCTATTACTTTACTAACTAATGTAGGTTCCATCATCTTTCCATTATTAGCTATAGTACTTGAAATTAGCGCCATTTGCATTGGTGTAGCTAAAATACTACTTTGACCAATTCCTGTTTGTGCTATACTTCCAACTTCTACTGTTTTTAATGTGGGGAATTGGCTTTTTGTAATATTAAATCCTTCTGAGTCAATTGTATTATTGAATCCATATTTCTCTGCTGTAGTTTTTAATTTATCATTTCCAAGTTCCATGGCTAATGTACCGAATACTACATTACTTGACACTTT
The DNA window shown above is from Clostridium beijerinckii and carries:
- a CDS encoding excinuclease ABC subunit C encodes the protein MFDFKAQLKILPDKPGVYLMKNTLGEIIYVGKAKVLKNRVRQYFQNSKNHSEKVKAMVKNISEFEYIVTDSEMEALILECNLIKKYSPKYNISLKDDKFYPFIKITTNEDFPKVFITRNYAKDGNKYFGPYPNAGAVHETINLIRRIFPLRTCKKFIVEGGKQTRPCLNYHIKKCKAPCEGHISKIDYRNMIDEIMDVLSGRDKTLLNKLKKEMQENSSNLEFEKAASLRDKILAIENIAEKQKVFKSQEGDEDFINMYKDEKDCCIQIFFLRDGKVTGREHFIIENSSYEEDSTVISQFIISFYGGTPKVPKNIYIPESDEIESLEEFLSVKRGSKVFAKIPIKGEKKDMLELVKSNAKVTLDQFKDKILKDKEMNIICLEQIQGLLELDSMPFRIEAYDISNIQGVDSVGSMIVFEDGKARNSDYRRFRIKTVKNANDYDSMREILERRFTHGLKEIKEIQDKEIKFSNGKFSNFPDLIMMDGGKGQVNIAVEVLDKLGINIPVCGLVKDDHHGTRGIIYNNNELIINRNSNLMQLIRRIQDEVHRFAITYHRSLRDKRTLHSILDDIPNIGQKRRMALLMKFGSIDNIKKATLDELLETESIDNKAANSIFTYFRHNT